In Sphingopyxis macrogoltabida, the sequence AACTCACGACACGCTTCGGTGGTGGCTGAGGCCCGTCAGGTTCGGGGTGGGAAGCGGACGTTCTGCTTAGAGTGTACCCCGGCGAAAGCCGGGGCCCAGGGCGTTGGAAAGCCAAGGTTGCGCTATGGCGCTCTGGGCCCCGGCTTTCGCCGGGGTACAGCTTGGCAATGGCAGAAACCGGCCGAAACCCGTCAAGCCTTGACGTCGGAAAGCACCGACAGCTTGCGCGTCTCGTCGGCGAGATTGTCGATCACGCGGCGCATCAGCGCCTGCAGCATCTCGACCTCTTCGTCGCTCATCCCGCGGGTCGCGATCTCGTGGATCTCGGCGTTCATCGGCGCAAGCACAAGTTCGAGCTTTTTCGCATGCGGGGTCAGATGGATGAAGGTCTTGCGCCGGTCGTCCTCGGTCTTCTTGCGCGTGATCAGCCCGGCCTTTTCCAGCCCCTTGAGCGCGACGACGGTCGTCGGCTCGCGCATCCCGACGCGTTCGCTGAGCTCGCGCTGGGTGATCCCGTCCTCGCGCCACAACTGACGGAGGAAGCGCCATTGCCCCGCCGAAACGTCGTGCGTGAGCGTGCGGCGTTCGAGGAGGCGCGAAAAGGACCGGAAAACGACGCGCGCCAGATAGCCAATGCTGTTCTCCGGGTCGGTGTAATATTCCGCCGTATGCCGGTAAGTCTTCGTGTTCCTGGCCAAAACCTGCTCCCCTGCGATACCCCGGCATCGGACATTTGCCCGCGTCCTGCCGGAGCCTGGCGCAAACCTTAGAACGCGAAGATTCGCCCCGCAACCTCTTCGTGGCGCTGGCGACCGGAACCTCCGCACCAACCCATCGATATCGTTGGACAAGCGCGCGACGCTCCATTACTTAGAATACTAAGTTAATGGAGGCGATGTGGAGAAGTTTGTCCGGATCAAGGGCGTCGCGGCACCGCTACCGCTCGCCAATGTCGACACCGACATGATCATTCCCGCGCGCTATATGAAAGCGCTGACCCGCCTCGGGCTCGGCCGCCATCTGTTCCGGGAGCTGCGCTTCGACGACGAAGCGGGCGGCGAACGCCCCGACTTCATTCTCAACCGGCCGGCGTGCCGTGAGGCGCAGATATTGATCGCCGACCGCAATTTCGGCTGCGGCTCGTCGCGCGAGCATGCGGTGTGGGCACTCAGCGATTTCGGTATCCGCTGTGTGATCGCGCCGAGTTTCGGCGACATCTTCGCGGGCAATGCGCGCAAGAACGGCCTGTTGCTCATCCGCCTGCCCGAGGCGCTGTGCGACCGGCTGCGCCGCGAGGTCGAACTCGCCCAATATGCTCCCATCGAGGTCGATCTTGCGGCGCAGCAGATCCGCCTCGCTTCGGGCGAAGCGATCGATTTCGCCATCGACCCCGGCGATCGCCGCATCCTCATCGAAGGGCTCGACGACATCGCCCGCACCCTGCGCCACGCCGGCGCGATCGCGCGGTTCGAGACGGCGACCTAGCCGAGGCTGTCCGGCGCCGCGATAAAGCCCGCGATCGCACTCGCCGCCGCAAGCGCCGGGCTCATCAGATGCGTCCGCCCGCCGCGCCCCTGCCGGTTCTCGAAATTGCGGTTCGACGTCGCGGCGCAGCGCTCGCCGGGGAGCAGCCGGTCGGCGTTCATGCCGACGCACATCGAGCAGCCGGGTTCGCGCCAGTCGAAACCCGCGTCGCGCAGCACCGCATCGATCCCCTCCGCTTCGGCCTGCCGCTTGACCAGCCCCGACCCCGGCACGACCATCGCGCGGACGTGCGGCGCGACGTGGCGTCCGCGCACGACATCGGCGACGATACGCAAATCCTCGATCCGGCTGTTGGTACAGCTTCCGATGAACACGCGGTCGAGCCGCGTCCCGGCGATCGGCGCGCCGGGCGAAAGGTCCACATAAGCGAGCGCCCGCTCGGCCGCTGCCTGCGCCTCCTCGCCCGCCAGCGACGCCGGGTCCGGGACGACCCCGTCGACCGCGACGACCTGCGACGGGTTCGTCCCCCAGCTTACCATCGGCCGCACGTCGCGCGCATCGATCCGCACCTCGCGGTCGAACCGCGCGCCGTCGTCGCTCGCCAGCGCCCGCCAGCCGGCAACCGCGGCGTCCCACGCCGCACCCGCAGGCGCCGCCGGCCGCCCCGCCAGATAGGCGAAGGTCACCGCGTCGGGCGCCACCAGCCCGGCGCGCGCGCCCATTTCGATGCTGAGATTGCAGAGCGTCATCCGCCCCTCCATCGACAGCGCCCGGATCGCTTCGCCTGCATATTCGATCACATGGCCGCCGGCGCCGTCGACCCCGATCGCGCCGAGCAGGTGCAGCGCAAGGTCCTTCGCATGGACGTGCGGCGCCAGCGTCCCGTCAACCGTCACCCGCATGTTGCGCGACCGGCGCTGGCGGATTGTCTGCGTCGCCAGCACATGCTCGACCTCCGACGTACCGATCCCGAAAGCGAGCGCGCCGAACGCGCCATGCGTCGAGGTGTGGCTGTCGCCGCAGACGATCGTCATCCCCGGCTGCGAGCGCCCCTGTTCGGGGCCGACGACATGGACGATGCCGCCGCGCGGGTCGCCCATCGGGAAATTCTCGATCCCCGCCCGCGCCGTATTCGCCACCAGCGCCTCGAGCTGCGCGCGCGCCTCGACGTCGGCGACCCCGGCAGGCCCCGCCGCCTGCCCTTCGGTCGGCACATTATGGTCGGACAGCGCCAGCACCCGATCGGGGCGGCGCACCGCCCGCCCCGCCGCCGCGAGCCCGGCGAACGCCTGCGGCGAGGTCACCTCGTGCAACAGGTGGAGGTCGATATAAAGCAATGTCTCGCCGTCATCCTCGGCAACGACATGCGCATCCCAGATCTTGTCGTAGAGCGTGCGGGGGCCCGGGCGCGCCATCAGGCCCTGCCCTGCTGCGCGCCATTTTGCCGGCGCCCGCGATTCGCCGCGCCGGCGCGAGGGCCGCATATTCCAAAAGCTGCCCGATTCCTCACCCCGACGCTCCCGTCCCCATGCTCCATCTCCTGCCGGACGACGGCTCAAAAATACTTAGAAACCTAACTTATATGGCACGGACAGCGCATCGGGCAAGCGCTTTTCCGCCAAATCCGCTTTTCACAAATATGAAATACTTAGTACTTGAAGTATTTTCCCGGCTTGCTAAAAGCCGATGCGGGAACGGAGGATGACGACGCACTGACGGCACGAGTCGAGGACGCCGAAGATGTCCTGCGCCGATACGAAAGACTGGTCCAAGCCAGCAGCAACTCCTGTTCCAGAGACATGACGAGGCCGGATGCGTACGCCGCATTTCCGACGCGATGGCGCGTGCGGAACGCGTCGTGGCACGGCCGCAAACGGGAGGATGTTATGAGGACCGCTTTTCTTCTGCTTTCGACGGCTGCCGTCGCCTTGGCCGCCATGCCGGCGCAGGCGCAAACCGCCGACGCCGCCAGCGATACCACCACCCACGCGGCGACGGGCGCCGACGACACCTATGGCGAAATCCTGGTAACCGCACAGCGCCGCTCGGAAAGCGTGCAGGACGTGCCGATCGCCATCTCGGCGTTCAACAGCGAGATGGTCGAAAGCAGTGGCAGCACCAATATCACCAGCCTCAACGGCCTCGCCCCCAACGTCGTCCTGCAGACGCAGGGCCTCGTCGCCAACGTGCCGATGATCTCGATCCGCGGCATGAGCACCGCCGATCCCGATCCCAATGCCGATCCCAAGGTCAGCACGATCATCGACGGCGTCTATATCCCCTTCGTCTCGAGCACGATGCTCGACCTGTTCGACATCGAACGCGTCGAAGTGCTGAAGGGCCCGCAGGGCGTGCTGTTCGGCAAGAACAACCTTGCCGGCACGCTCAACGTCATCACCGCGCGCCCGACCGACGATTTCGGAGCCGAGGCACGCTTCACGCTGGGCTCGTTCGGGCTCAAGCAGTTCCGTGGCAAGGTCAACAGCGGCCGCTTCGCCAACGACATGCTGGCGGCGAAGGTGGCGGTAAATTTCCGCGACTATAACGGCTACAGCCGCAACGTGATCACCGGCAACCGCCTCAACGGCAGCAACGTCAAGTCGGTGCGCGGCGCGCTCGACTTCGATCCGGGCGGCGCGTTCGATTCGGCGCTCGTCGTCGACTGGCTGAAGCAGAAGACGACCGGTCCGGCGCCGCATGTGCTCGACAACGGCGATCCCAACTGGGACCTGCTCCCCGACATCGTGAAGACCGATATCCGCAAGTCGGCGGTACTGTTCGATCCGATCGCCAACACCGAAACCTATGGCGGCTCGCTGACCTCGAACCTCGATGTGGGCTGGGGCACGATCACCTCGGTGCTCGGCTATCGCCACCTTACCTATCTGACCCGCGGTGATTTCGACGGGCTGATCACCCCCGCGCCGCAGCTCGATGTCACCCGCGATTTCTCGGGCAATTCCAAGAGTGCCGAACTGCGCTATGTGTCGCCGGCGGGCGAGCCGGTCGATTTCGTCGTCGGCCTCTATTACCAGGCCGACAAATGGCGCCAGTTCAACACCGTGCTCGCAACCCCGACCACGACGACGCGCGCGCAGCTCCGCCAGGACACCGAAAGCTACGCGATCTTCGCGCTGGTAAACGCACACCCCGCCGATGGGCTGACGCTGTCGCTCGGCGGCCGCTACAGCCACGACCGCAAGAAATACGACATCGCGAACCAGGTGTTCCTGAACGGCAACCAGATCTCGTCCTTCGCGAGCAGCCTCAAGGCGTCATGGGCAGAATTCACCCCGCGCCTGACGGTCAATTACGAAGTCACCCCCGACGTCATGGTCTACGCCAATTATTCGCAGGGCTACAAGGCGGGCGGGTTCAACTCGCGCGGCACGATCCCCGAAAATGTCGGCCCCTATAATCCCGAACGCGTCAACGCCTTCGAGGTCGGGGCAAAGACCGACCTGTTCGACCGGCTGTTGCGCTTCAACGTCGCGGGCTTCGTCAACAATTACCGCGACCTGCAAAGCTCGGTGACCAAGATGGGCGCGGTGCGGGCCGAGAATATCACGACCAACGTCGCCGCGGCCAAAATCTATGGCTTCGAGGTCGAAAGCCTGCTGCGCCCGATGGACAATTTCACCATCGGCGCCAATGTCGCCTATCTTCATGCGCGCTACACCGACTTCTGCGCCGACACCAACGGCGTCTTCACCGACGGTTCGCCCGAGGTCGGCCAGTGCGGCCCTGCCGTGCCGATCCTGA encodes:
- the leuC gene encoding 3-isopropylmalate dehydratase large subunit, which codes for MARPGPRTLYDKIWDAHVVAEDDGETLLYIDLHLLHEVTSPQAFAGLAAAGRAVRRPDRVLALSDHNVPTEGQAAGPAGVADVEARAQLEALVANTARAGIENFPMGDPRGGIVHVVGPEQGRSQPGMTIVCGDSHTSTHGAFGALAFGIGTSEVEHVLATQTIRQRRSRNMRVTVDGTLAPHVHAKDLALHLLGAIGVDGAGGHVIEYAGEAIRALSMEGRMTLCNLSIEMGARAGLVAPDAVTFAYLAGRPAAPAGAAWDAAVAGWRALASDDGARFDREVRIDARDVRPMVSWGTNPSQVVAVDGVVPDPASLAGEEAQAAAERALAYVDLSPGAPIAGTRLDRVFIGSCTNSRIEDLRIVADVVRGRHVAPHVRAMVVPGSGLVKRQAEAEGIDAVLRDAGFDWREPGCSMCVGMNADRLLPGERCAATSNRNFENRQGRGGRTHLMSPALAAASAIAGFIAAPDSLG
- a CDS encoding TonB-dependent receptor, producing MRTAFLLLSTAAVALAAMPAQAQTADAASDTTTHAATGADDTYGEILVTAQRRSESVQDVPIAISAFNSEMVESSGSTNITSLNGLAPNVVLQTQGLVANVPMISIRGMSTADPDPNADPKVSTIIDGVYIPFVSSTMLDLFDIERVEVLKGPQGVLFGKNNLAGTLNVITARPTDDFGAEARFTLGSFGLKQFRGKVNSGRFANDMLAAKVAVNFRDYNGYSRNVITGNRLNGSNVKSVRGALDFDPGGAFDSALVVDWLKQKTTGPAPHVLDNGDPNWDLLPDIVKTDIRKSAVLFDPIANTETYGGSLTSNLDVGWGTITSVLGYRHLTYLTRGDFDGLITPAPQLDVTRDFSGNSKSAELRYVSPAGEPVDFVVGLYYQADKWRQFNTVLATPTTTTRAQLRQDTESYAIFALVNAHPADGLTLSLGGRYSHDRKKYDIANQVFLNGNQISSFASSLKASWAEFTPRLTVNYEVTPDVMVYANYSQGYKAGGFNSRGTIPENVGPYNPERVNAFEVGAKTDLFDRLLRFNVAGFVNNYRDLQSSVTKMGAVRAENITTNVAAAKIYGFEVESLLRPMDNFTIGANVAYLHARYTDFCADTNGVFTDGSPEVGQCGPAVPILINGVPDGTFAVPTDSSGLDLANAPKWSGSLSLDYAIPTGFGEIKLHSDARYSARFNTWGRSNLPGYYRDEVVLLNASIAVAGQDDRWKVTLYGSNLTDQDVISGATNAGATPITQFYQPPREFGIDFAIKF
- a CDS encoding MarR family winged helix-turn-helix transcriptional regulator, producing the protein MARNTKTYRHTAEYYTDPENSIGYLARVVFRSFSRLLERRTLTHDVSAGQWRFLRQLWREDGITQRELSERVGMREPTTVVALKGLEKAGLITRKKTEDDRRKTFIHLTPHAKKLELVLAPMNAEIHEIATRGMSDEEVEMLQALMRRVIDNLADETRKLSVLSDVKA
- the leuD gene encoding 3-isopropylmalate dehydratase small subunit, giving the protein MEKFVRIKGVAAPLPLANVDTDMIIPARYMKALTRLGLGRHLFRELRFDDEAGGERPDFILNRPACREAQILIADRNFGCGSSREHAVWALSDFGIRCVIAPSFGDIFAGNARKNGLLLIRLPEALCDRLRREVELAQYAPIEVDLAAQQIRLASGEAIDFAIDPGDRRILIEGLDDIARTLRHAGAIARFETAT